The Methanofollis sp. UBA420 genome contains a region encoding:
- the gpmA gene encoding 2,3-diphosphoglycerate-dependent phosphoglycerate mutase: MIKLVLLRHGESVWNRENRFTGWTDVDLSEKGVEEAHEAGRVLREEGYTFDCAFTSVLKRAIRTLWIVLDETDLMWIPVTRSWRLNERHYGALQGLNKAEMAAKFGDEQVFIWRRSYATQPPALERDDERHPVHDRRYAAIPEAAATGTECLKDTVGRFLPYWEKEIVPALKAGKRVLIAAHGNSLRALVKHLDAIPDDEIAQLNIPTGIPLVYELDDDLTPLRHYYLGDPAKVKAAIEGVKKQGTAKK; the protein is encoded by the coding sequence ATGATCAAACTCGTCCTATTACGGCATGGTGAGAGTGTCTGGAACAGGGAAAACCGGTTCACCGGGTGGACCGACGTCGACCTCTCGGAAAAAGGGGTGGAGGAGGCGCACGAGGCTGGCCGCGTCCTGCGGGAGGAGGGCTACACCTTCGACTGCGCCTTCACCTCGGTCCTGAAGAGGGCGATCCGCACACTCTGGATCGTCCTCGACGAGACCGACCTGATGTGGATCCCGGTGACGCGCTCCTGGCGGCTGAACGAGCGCCACTACGGCGCCCTCCAGGGCCTGAACAAGGCCGAGATGGCAGCGAAGTTCGGCGACGAGCAGGTCTTCATCTGGCGGCGGAGTTATGCGACGCAGCCGCCGGCGCTCGAACGGGACGACGAACGCCACCCGGTCCACGACCGCCGGTACGCGGCGATCCCTGAGGCCGCGGCCACGGGGACCGAGTGCCTGAAGGACACGGTCGGGCGTTTCCTCCCGTACTGGGAGAAAGAGATCGTCCCGGCCCTGAAGGCGGGGAAGAGGGTGCTCATCGCCGCCCACGGGAACTCTCTCCGGGCCCTGGTGAAGCACCTCGACGCCATCCCCGACGACGAGATCGCGCAACTGAACATCCCGACAGGCATCCCTCTCGTCTACGAACTCGACGACGACCTGACGCCCCTGCGCCACTACTACCTCGGCGACCCGGCGAAGGTGAAGGCGGCGATCGAGGGCGTCAAGAAGCAGGGGACGGCAAAGAAATAA
- a CDS encoding NosD domain-containing protein produces MKTMRWMVLLIVAAMVLCCMPGAAAEGMQGNENASGAGIPGEDTDIVGTVTPGGNDTEITSEDGISALAVTPSDITQEAFVDGVCTITVPGTYTLQEDVSGTFQVAVDGSVVLNGNGHILRPDPDHAAGQTYGVQVTDGTGSATIENFGNITGFRGPGIRSEAFRTTTIRNNVVYGCGDEPITSLKSTECQGIYAASQKVVVTSNTVTDCGNPAISTTPGPGSYGILAMGYDGSVSDNTVTRCAQIAESRDGRTGSYGIYVKTGLVVSGNTVTDCGKVTTSGAEEVSGTGIFAQGGIISGNTVTDCGKTVGAGGENIGNGIFGMAGTTIEKNTVTDSGFSNGESDLSFGFGIRTEDGSVRDNVVTGCGRESPMGYGIQSVAGAEVTGNRVSDSGIDCVKGGCGIFLSGGFSDLTLADNQVSGCGVSAAEGYGIVAMNSGSKTGSKSVIRNNTIAGTSATAGLRLNSVSALTMTENRISADGPALSLTGGQIGSSRIYNNAFNTSSYVHPDVTTAAIEKYAWNAETPVFARNIVGGEWTAGNWWGSTDGASGYSDAHSSVKGFGKEAFEVVAGSGVYDTMPLCGISESGGGELKITGGSGYTYDRATMTYTITAPGEYWFTGSAHVKPVIIASDDVTLDGGYLTMYVGAKTPGKTGIFAEGRSNIVVKNCQVKNGDVGINVTGTEIVIAGNTVTGSALYGIYTGAATVTDNPVTAKAVGIRGSGTISRNTVEAPTGIEVARDAEAVSVASNTVTATATGIAVPSAWTGTATLAGNIVRSEATALAVDGGSGQVYNNLFCAPTYVAGTAPASYTWNIAPTDMSGRNIVLGKYIAGNYWTNATGTGWSDTAVSETGYSRTPFAVADGAYDRAPLCSVGMPPVTGVELTEAGEAGYAYASGKYTITAPGYYYFAAQPHIVSIESDNVVMDGRDVLLTADTRSTVVSTKARTEYRNITVKNCYIDGGYIGIRVEGTEGTDVSVLDCTLKNTKSYGIYVKNGVADGNVLTNCAYGGIGYQSIIAYDHARVTNNIVSGATKSSIYYSNTLSDGAGGAEIAGNRVMDGRGDGISVTGKDGTTTVTGNTVTAMRHAGISVTPGTNNPDIAGATVRVLDNTVTGCEVGIDSTVKTLELTRGNTVTDCGTGISGDGEIAGNTVRECMVGIAVPAGASRPAEITRNRVVSVGGCAVEADGGSGSVYDNVFSTDTYVSGIAASAYAWNITPEEGENIVGGGVRAGNWWGSPDGASGYSETNHAVNGYLGVDPANRYEPAPGACDYYPLVQTTDLVLDPALRVADGDVVIGMPAVFAAESAGTGLDWCGAWTWTFTDASGTATLSFASAAMEAEHTFTRFGPANVTLTVADRDGQTIGTARWAGTVACLPLKIGIDDIEDGAAFTVTTSATFRADVPDLDDPENATYLWEFVGDDVGTFSSSDTPETTVTFARPGICGIRLTVTPGGVDAETYPSDFVVCTAVVTATPSVPTPPAPQNPVRPTIESGSPDVSAIVPEICVDRQDVDGDARFNVTVVTPASGDVPTFVAGMGRPEDAFFSLDITPENLKDAKKLNFSAVLTVCIPTSTVPEDEKYNMRVYRYNTVTAAWEALPTVWVKTEAGYHHYEVKTPGFSVFTAVRAIPKAMPPTPATPSSPVGSSGSGGKSDLVAAVCDGDGVAHFKGVVRDVSPGSGAAGALVVVDEDAGVRPAQAFYRAFTVTVKRVSVENGIDITFCVPTAACTGAGYTKDDVALAFLAGGNWTVQSTRCLGEEGGMTSYAAHIPAAGTCAIVYGKEVTAGSGSAAVDTPTPTVAPTGAPTTDAPVASATTTPAQSPGFGTLAALAGAAAAVALSGRRD; encoded by the coding sequence ATGAAAACTATGCGATGGATGGTGCTGCTCATTGTGGCGGCAATGGTACTCTGCTGCATGCCCGGTGCGGCGGCAGAAGGAATGCAGGGAAACGAGAACGCATCGGGCGCCGGAATCCCTGGCGAAGATACAGACATCGTCGGGACCGTCACTCCCGGCGGCAATGACACGGAAATAACATCTGAGGACGGCATCTCGGCCCTCGCCGTCACCCCGTCAGATATCACGCAGGAAGCATTCGTGGACGGCGTCTGCACGATCACCGTCCCCGGCACGTACACCCTGCAGGAGGACGTCTCCGGGACGTTCCAGGTCGCGGTCGACGGGAGCGTTGTGCTGAACGGCAACGGGCATATCCTCAGGCCCGACCCCGACCATGCCGCCGGCCAGACATACGGCGTGCAGGTCACGGACGGCACGGGCAGTGCGACCATCGAGAACTTCGGGAACATCACCGGGTTTCGCGGCCCTGGCATCCGCTCCGAAGCATTCCGGACCACCACGATCCGCAACAACGTCGTTTACGGCTGCGGCGACGAACCCATCACCTCCCTGAAGAGCACCGAGTGCCAGGGCATCTACGCGGCGTCCCAGAAGGTCGTCGTCACCTCGAACACGGTGACTGACTGCGGCAACCCCGCGATCAGCACGACCCCGGGGCCGGGAAGTTACGGGATACTGGCCATGGGCTATGACGGCAGCGTCTCGGACAACACCGTGACCAGGTGCGCTCAGATCGCCGAGAGCCGCGACGGGCGCACGGGGTCGTACGGCATCTATGTGAAGACCGGCCTCGTCGTCTCCGGCAACACGGTCACCGACTGCGGCAAGGTCACCACCTCGGGCGCGGAGGAGGTCTCCGGCACCGGCATCTTTGCCCAGGGCGGCATCATCTCCGGCAACACGGTCACCGACTGCGGCAAGACCGTCGGCGCCGGCGGCGAGAACATCGGGAACGGCATCTTCGGGATGGCCGGCACGACGATCGAGAAGAACACCGTCACCGACAGCGGTTTCAGCAACGGAGAGAGCGACCTCTCGTTCGGTTTCGGCATCAGGACTGAAGACGGGTCTGTCAGGGACAACGTCGTCACCGGGTGCGGTCGGGAGAGTCCCATGGGCTACGGCATCCAGTCTGTCGCCGGCGCCGAGGTCACGGGCAACCGCGTCTCCGACTCGGGCATCGACTGCGTCAAAGGCGGCTGCGGCATCTTCCTGAGCGGAGGGTTCTCCGACCTGACTCTCGCCGACAACCAGGTCTCCGGCTGCGGCGTCTCCGCGGCCGAGGGCTATGGCATCGTTGCCATGAATTCAGGGTCAAAGACTGGTTCGAAGAGCGTCATCAGGAACAACACGATCGCCGGCACGAGCGCCACCGCAGGCCTGAGACTGAACTCGGTATCGGCCCTCACCATGACGGAGAACCGCATCAGTGCCGACGGCCCGGCACTCTCCCTCACCGGCGGCCAGATCGGGTCGTCCCGGATCTACAACAACGCCTTCAACACCTCGTCTTACGTCCACCCCGACGTCACGACGGCGGCAATCGAGAAGTACGCGTGGAATGCGGAGACCCCGGTCTTTGCGAGAAACATTGTCGGCGGGGAATGGACCGCGGGCAACTGGTGGGGTTCGACCGACGGCGCGAGCGGGTACTCTGATGCCCACTCCTCGGTCAAGGGCTTCGGCAAGGAGGCATTCGAGGTCGTCGCCGGGTCGGGCGTGTACGACACCATGCCCCTCTGCGGCATCTCGGAGTCGGGCGGCGGCGAGTTGAAGATCACGGGAGGAAGCGGCTACACGTACGACCGGGCCACCATGACCTACACGATCACCGCGCCCGGCGAGTACTGGTTCACCGGCTCTGCCCATGTCAAACCGGTGATCATCGCCTCGGACGACGTCACGCTGGACGGCGGATACCTCACCATGTATGTCGGCGCGAAGACACCGGGCAAGACCGGCATCTTCGCCGAAGGCCGGTCGAATATCGTCGTTAAAAACTGCCAGGTCAAAAACGGCGATGTCGGCATCAATGTCACCGGGACGGAGATCGTCATCGCAGGGAACACCGTCACAGGCAGCGCCCTGTACGGCATATACACCGGCGCGGCGACCGTCACCGACAACCCGGTGACCGCGAAGGCGGTCGGCATCAGGGGAAGCGGCACCATCTCCCGCAACACGGTCGAAGCCCCGACAGGCATCGAGGTCGCCCGCGACGCGGAGGCCGTCTCCGTCGCGTCGAACACGGTGACAGCGACGGCCACCGGCATCGCCGTTCCGTCCGCGTGGACGGGCACGGCGACGCTCGCCGGAAACATTGTCCGGTCGGAGGCGACGGCCCTCGCCGTCGATGGCGGGAGCGGTCAGGTCTACAACAACCTCTTCTGTGCCCCGACCTATGTCGCCGGCACGGCGCCCGCCTCCTACACCTGGAACATCGCCCCGACCGATATGTCGGGACGGAACATCGTCCTCGGGAAGTATATCGCGGGGAACTACTGGACGAACGCGACCGGCACCGGGTGGTCGGACACCGCCGTCTCGGAGACCGGGTACTCGCGGACTCCCTTCGCGGTGGCCGACGGCGCCTATGACAGGGCCCCGCTGTGCAGCGTGGGTATGCCGCCTGTCACCGGCGTGGAACTGACAGAGGCCGGAGAGGCCGGGTACGCGTATGCCAGCGGCAAGTACACCATCACGGCCCCGGGCTACTACTACTTCGCAGCCCAGCCCCACATCGTCAGCATCGAGAGCGACAACGTTGTCATGGACGGGCGCGACGTCCTGCTCACCGCCGACACCAGGAGCACGGTCGTCTCGACAAAGGCCCGGACAGAGTACAGGAACATTACCGTCAAAAACTGCTACATCGACGGCGGGTACATCGGCATCAGGGTGGAGGGGACTGAGGGGACTGATGTCTCCGTCCTCGACTGCACGCTGAAGAATACGAAATCGTACGGCATCTATGTCAAAAACGGCGTTGCCGATGGGAACGTCCTGACGAACTGCGCCTACGGCGGCATCGGGTACCAGTCCATCATTGCCTACGACCATGCCCGCGTGACGAACAACATCGTCTCCGGCGCCACCAAAAGCAGCATCTACTACTCCAACACTCTCTCCGACGGTGCCGGCGGCGCCGAGATCGCCGGCAACAGGGTTATGGACGGCAGGGGAGACGGCATCTCCGTCACCGGGAAGGACGGCACCACCACCGTCACCGGCAATACCGTGACCGCCATGCGGCACGCCGGCATCTCCGTCACGCCCGGGACGAACAATCCCGATATCGCGGGCGCCACCGTCCGCGTGCTCGACAACACCGTGACCGGCTGCGAGGTCGGCATCGATTCGACTGTCAAGACTCTTGAACTGACCCGCGGCAACACTGTTACGGACTGCGGCACCGGCATCTCGGGCGACGGCGAGATCGCCGGGAACACGGTCAGGGAGTGCATGGTCGGCATCGCCGTCCCTGCGGGCGCTTCCCGTCCGGCAGAGATCACCCGGAACAGGGTTGTCAGCGTCGGCGGGTGTGCGGTCGAGGCCGACGGCGGCAGCGGTTCCGTCTATGACAACGTCTTCTCCACGGATACCTACGTCTCCGGCATCGCCGCATCGGCCTATGCCTGGAACATCACGCCCGAAGAGGGAGAAAACATCGTCGGCGGCGGTGTCCGCGCCGGCAACTGGTGGGGTTCCCCCGACGGCGCGAGCGGCTACTCGGAGACGAACCATGCGGTCAACGGATATCTCGGCGTGGACCCGGCAAACCGCTACGAACCTGCACCCGGCGCCTGCGACTACTATCCCCTCGTGCAGACCACCGACCTCGTCCTCGACCCCGCCCTCCGCGTTGCGGACGGTGACGTGGTCATCGGCATGCCCGCGGTCTTCGCCGCGGAGTCTGCCGGCACCGGCCTTGACTGGTGCGGTGCGTGGACCTGGACCTTCACCGATGCCTCCGGCACCGCGACGCTGTCCTTCGCCTCTGCTGCGATGGAGGCGGAACACACTTTCACGCGTTTCGGCCCTGCGAATGTAACCCTGACCGTCGCCGACAGGGACGGCCAGACAATCGGCACCGCCCGCTGGGCGGGCACCGTGGCCTGTCTGCCCCTGAAGATCGGGATCGACGACATTGAAGACGGTGCGGCTTTCACCGTCACCACCAGCGCCACATTCCGGGCCGACGTCCCCGACCTGGATGACCCGGAAAATGCAACCTATCTCTGGGAGTTTGTCGGTGACGACGTCGGCACGTTCTCCTCCAGCGATACCCCGGAGACGACCGTCACCTTTGCACGGCCCGGCATCTGCGGTATCAGACTCACCGTGACCCCCGGCGGTGTCGATGCGGAGACGTATCCTTCCGATTTTGTCGTCTGCACCGCAGTCGTGACTGCCACGCCCTCCGTTCCGACGCCCCCCGCACCCCAAAACCCGGTCAGGCCGACGATCGAGTCGGGTTCCCCTGATGTTTCGGCAATCGTCCCGGAGATCTGTGTCGACCGGCAGGATGTCGACGGAGATGCCAGGTTCAATGTTACGGTCGTGACCCCGGCGAGCGGGGATGTCCCGACCTTTGTCGCGGGCATGGGCAGGCCTGAAGATGCGTTCTTCTCCCTCGACATCACGCCGGAGAACCTGAAGGACGCGAAGAAACTCAATTTCAGTGCGGTGCTGACCGTCTGCATCCCGACGAGCACGGTCCCGGAGGACGAGAAGTACAACATGAGAGTGTACCGGTACAACACCGTCACCGCGGCATGGGAGGCGCTGCCGACCGTCTGGGTGAAGACCGAGGCTGGCTATCACCACTATGAGGTGAAGACGCCGGGCTTCTCCGTCTTCACGGCCGTGCGTGCCATCCCGAAGGCCATGCCGCCCACTCCGGCGACCCCGTCGTCCCCTGTCGGTTCCTCCGGGAGCGGCGGGAAGAGCGACCTTGTTGCGGCCGTCTGTGACGGCGACGGCGTCGCCCACTTCAAGGGCGTCGTGCGGGACGTTTCCCCGGGTTCAGGCGCCGCGGGCGCTCTCGTCGTCGTCGACGAGGACGCCGGGGTCAGGCCGGCACAGGCGTTCTACCGGGCCTTCACGGTCACCGTCAAACGCGTCTCCGTCGAGAACGGCATCGACATCACCTTCTGCGTGCCGACCGCCGCCTGCACCGGCGCCGGGTACACGAAGGACGATGTCGCCCTCGCCTTCCTGGCGGGAGGGAACTGGACCGTCCAGTCCACCCGTTGTCTCGGCGAGGAGGGAGGCATGACCTCGTACGCGGCGCACATCCCCGCGGCAGGCACATGCGCAATCGTGTACGGGAAGGAGGTAACCGCGGGCAGCGGTTCGGCGGCGGTCGACACCCCGACGCCGACGGTCGCGCCCACAGGGGCGCCGACGACCGACGCACCCGTTGCCTCCGCCACGACCACGCCCGCACAGAGTCCGGGCTTCGGCACCCTCGCCGCCCTCGCGGGCGCGGCTGCTGCAGTCGCCCTCTCGGGACGCAGGGACTGA
- a CDS encoding bifunctional hexulose-6-phosphate synthase/ribonuclease regulator, whose product MTRPTLQVALDILELHRAALIAREAVAGGADWIEVGTPLIKSEGMAAVRELRSAFPHQVIVADMKIADTGTLEVEMAAKAGANIVCVLADADDSVIAECVRAARLYGVKIMADLIHVADPVGRAKDLEVLGVDIVNAHVGIDQQMLGKSSVDLLRTLAGSVSLPLAVAGGLDAATAAECVRAGAEIVIVGGWIVKSGDVEGSARTIRAALDDPSLAPAKRASPDEEIRAILMQVSAPNVTDAMHRKGAMNGLVPLTRGVKAVGPAVTVQTFAGDWAKPVEAIDLCRPGDVLVINNDGRTHVAPWGELATHSAQNRGVTGVIIDGAVRDVDDIRAMQYPLFARACVPNAGEAKGFGEINAEIACCGQQVRPGDWIIADESGAVVIPKERAYEIARRALEVKKMEERVRAEIARGSTLAQVQELYKWEKK is encoded by the coding sequence ATGACACGTCCGACGCTCCAGGTGGCGCTCGATATCCTCGAACTGCACCGGGCCGCCCTGATCGCGAGGGAAGCGGTTGCGGGCGGCGCCGACTGGATCGAGGTGGGCACCCCTCTGATCAAGAGCGAGGGGATGGCGGCGGTGCGCGAACTCCGCAGCGCCTTCCCCCACCAGGTGATCGTCGCGGACATGAAGATCGCCGACACCGGCACGCTGGAGGTCGAGATGGCGGCCAAGGCCGGGGCGAACATCGTCTGCGTCCTCGCCGACGCCGACGACTCGGTCATCGCCGAGTGCGTCCGGGCCGCACGCCTGTACGGCGTGAAGATCATGGCCGACCTGATCCATGTCGCCGACCCCGTGGGGCGGGCGAAGGACCTCGAAGTCCTCGGCGTCGACATCGTCAACGCCCACGTCGGGATCGACCAGCAGATGCTCGGCAAAAGTTCCGTCGACCTCCTCCGCACCCTTGCCGGGTCGGTCTCCCTCCCCCTCGCGGTGGCCGGCGGCCTCGACGCCGCGACCGCGGCCGAGTGCGTGCGTGCCGGTGCCGAGATCGTCATCGTCGGCGGCTGGATCGTCAAGTCCGGGGACGTCGAAGGATCGGCACGGACGATCCGGGCGGCCCTGGACGACCCCTCCCTCGCCCCCGCGAAGAGGGCCTCCCCTGACGAGGAGATCAGGGCGATCCTGATGCAGGTCTCGGCCCCGAACGTCACCGACGCCATGCACCGGAAAGGTGCGATGAACGGCCTCGTCCCCCTCACCAGGGGCGTGAAGGCCGTCGGCCCCGCGGTGACGGTCCAGACCTTCGCGGGCGACTGGGCCAAACCCGTGGAGGCGATCGACCTCTGCAGACCCGGCGACGTCCTGGTGATCAACAACGACGGCCGGACCCATGTCGCCCCCTGGGGCGAACTCGCCACCCACTCGGCACAGAACCGGGGCGTCACCGGCGTCATCATCGACGGCGCCGTCCGCGACGTCGACGACATCAGGGCGATGCAGTACCCCCTCTTCGCCCGCGCCTGCGTCCCGAACGCCGGGGAGGCGAAGGGCTTCGGCGAGATCAACGCCGAGATCGCCTGCTGCGGCCAGCAGGTCAGGCCGGGCGACTGGATCATCGCGGACGAGAGCGGCGCCGTCGTCATCCCGAAGGAGCGGGCCTACGAGATCGCCCGCCGCGCCCTCGAGGTGAAGAAGATGGAGGAGCGGGTGCGGGCGGAGATCGCACGCGGGAGCACCCTCGCGCAGGTGCAGGAACTGTATAAGTGGGAGAAGAAGTGA
- a CDS encoding S8 family serine peptidase, translated as MIFHTPLRKFRGFHAFLAVLCLLSVVPLVQGSGFGGEVVPDASLYEPDTVIVRFADGAGDGPALCSASANAHAALGADVAEDLSDLVPGMQVVELPDGVSVDEAVAYYTGLSSVEYAEPNYYVHALKEPDDPYFEKLWGMKNTGQVLQDGQSFDGMLAYYNNQAGTPGADMSVPAAWNITTGSSDVTIAVVDSGVMYTHADLAANIWTNAGEIPGNGIDDDGNGYVDDIRGWDFVDSDNDPMDFNGHGTHCAGTIAGVGNDTAGVVGVMWEAKVMPVRVLDTQGYGTVYHSIAAIKYATAMGADVISCSFGGAEGSEAYRDAIRASSALVVCAAGNDGTDNDAFPMYPANYNSPNVLSVAALDNRDDPAIFSNYGKISVHVAAPGVGILSTVPVWSAAYQDDITESSAAAWNVLSYLESDNWSGGYMGGTDRYALGVSGVNVSLTYSDTPFTDLEDTALEFVTAYALREGTDKLQVLVSTTDFRNYPSYDDMIHNESCYIADVVTGSSHGKIVSRVVGLDRYGTMLVGDPLYIGYLYYSKNPGSFAWLDSFTITRYTDPEEGYAFYSGTSMATPMVSGTAGLIKSVNRSLTAEETRQILIDSVDRIPSLDGKISSGGRVNASRAVLMARATLPSITTPDLNGNGVEADIGDVAYVYSCARDAASEPDLRADYAEPYGVVDLADATYISDLYVGVVVPPGR; from the coding sequence ATGATTTTTCATACTCCCCTCAGAAAATTCAGGGGATTTCATGCCTTCCTGGCAGTCCTCTGCCTGCTGTCTGTCGTCCCTCTGGTCCAGGGCTCGGGCTTCGGCGGCGAGGTCGTGCCCGACGCGTCCCTGTACGAACCCGACACCGTCATCGTACGGTTTGCCGACGGGGCAGGAGACGGCCCGGCCCTCTGTTCGGCATCGGCAAACGCCCACGCCGCCCTCGGTGCGGACGTGGCCGAGGACCTGAGCGACCTCGTCCCCGGCATGCAGGTCGTGGAACTTCCCGACGGCGTCTCCGTCGACGAGGCCGTCGCCTACTACACCGGTCTCTCCAGTGTCGAATATGCCGAGCCGAACTATTACGTGCACGCCCTGAAAGAACCGGACGATCCCTACTTCGAGAAGTTGTGGGGCATGAAGAACACCGGCCAGGTCCTGCAGGACGGCCAGAGCTTCGATGGCATGCTGGCCTACTACAATAACCAGGCCGGGACGCCGGGCGCCGACATGAGCGTCCCCGCCGCCTGGAACATCACCACCGGGTCGTCCGACGTTACAATCGCGGTCGTCGACAGCGGGGTCATGTACACCCACGCCGACCTTGCGGCGAACATCTGGACAAACGCCGGGGAGATCCCGGGCAACGGTATCGACGACGACGGCAACGGCTATGTCGACGATATCCGCGGCTGGGACTTTGTCGACTCTGACAACGACCCGATGGACTTCAACGGGCACGGGACCCACTGTGCCGGTACCATTGCCGGCGTCGGGAACGACACCGCCGGCGTTGTCGGCGTGATGTGGGAGGCGAAGGTCATGCCCGTCCGTGTGCTCGACACGCAGGGGTACGGCACGGTCTATCACTCCATCGCCGCCATCAAGTACGCGACCGCGATGGGGGCCGACGTCATCAGTTGTTCGTTCGGCGGTGCCGAAGGGAGCGAGGCGTACAGGGATGCGATCCGGGCCTCGTCGGCGCTGGTCGTCTGCGCCGCGGGCAATGACGGCACCGACAACGACGCCTTCCCGATGTACCCGGCGAACTACAACAGCCCGAACGTGCTCTCCGTCGCCGCACTCGACAACAGGGACGACCCTGCCATCTTCTCTAATTACGGCAAGATCAGCGTCCATGTCGCGGCGCCGGGCGTCGGCATCCTCTCCACCGTCCCCGTATGGTCCGCGGCATATCAGGACGATATCACCGAGTCGTCGGCGGCCGCCTGGAATGTGCTCTCCTATCTGGAGAGCGACAACTGGAGCGGGGGGTACATGGGCGGGACGGACAGGTACGCCCTGGGCGTCTCCGGCGTGAACGTGTCGTTGACGTACTCCGACACGCCGTTCACCGACCTCGAGGACACCGCGCTGGAGTTCGTCACCGCGTACGCCCTCAGGGAGGGGACGGACAAACTTCAGGTCCTTGTCTCCACCACCGACTTCAGAAATTATCCGTCCTATGACGACATGATCCACAATGAGAGTTGTTACATCGCCGACGTCGTCACCGGGAGTTCGCACGGGAAGATCGTCTCCCGGGTCGTCGGTCTGGACAGGTATGGCACGATGCTCGTCGGCGACCCCCTGTACATCGGGTACCTGTATTATTCCAAAAACCCGGGCAGTTTTGCCTGGCTGGACAGTTTCACGATCACCCGCTATACAGACCCCGAAGAGGGGTATGCGTTCTACAGCGGCACGTCCATGGCGACGCCCATGGTCTCGGGGACTGCGGGGCTGATCAAGTCGGTGAACCGGAGTCTGACCGCGGAAGAGACCAGACAGATCCTGATCGACTCGGTGGACAGGATCCCCTCTCTTGACGGGAAAATATCCTCAGGCGGGAGGGTCAACGCCTCCCGTGCCGTCCTGATGGCACGGGCGACCCTGCCGTCGATAACGACGCCGGACCTCAATGGCAACGGTGTCGAGGCCGACATCGGGGATGTCGCCTATGTGTACAGCTGTGCACGGGACGCGGCCTCCGAACCCGACCTCCGTGCCGATTATGCCGAACCCTACGGTGTCGTCGACCTCGCGGATGCGACGTACATCTCTGACCTGTATGTGGGCGTGGTGGTGCCGCCAGGCAGGTAA
- a CDS encoding cobyrinate a,c-diamide synthase, with protein MIPAIVIAGTHSGCGKTTLACGVMAALRARGLVVQPFKVGPDFIDPSHHTAICGRPCRNLDPFMMGEDGVVRTFASASAGADIAVIEGVMGLYDGLEGGDLGSTAHVAKALGAPVVLVADVGGMSRSAHALVRGYTSFDPAVRFAGVIFNRVGSTRHRQMIEEGLSVPALGWVPTEKAKAVSSRHLGLAMAGEASMAAFGAVCEEHCDLDALIAAATSAPAAVPAPAAAGDSPRVRLGVARDAAFCFYYQDNLDLLRQAGADLVFFSPLADPLPDVDGLYLGGGYPELHAAALSRAPCTRAVGAAAADGMPVYAECGGLIYLCERLSSDADYPMAGVLPADARMNPRFQALGYVEAKSTGTSPLLPAGLSFRGHEFHYSSVDPAADARFALSLGRGKGIGDGRDGLSEHAVLAGYSHAYMTERFARAFCAALDRWRRER; from the coding sequence ATGATCCCGGCAATCGTCATCGCAGGCACCCACTCCGGCTGCGGCAAGACCACCCTCGCGTGCGGCGTCATGGCGGCGCTGCGGGCGCGGGGCCTCGTCGTCCAGCCCTTCAAGGTCGGCCCGGACTTCATCGACCCCTCCCACCACACCGCGATCTGCGGCCGCCCCTGCAGGAACCTCGACCCCTTCATGATGGGGGAGGACGGCGTGGTGCGGACCTTCGCATCGGCATCGGCAGGCGCGGACATCGCCGTCATCGAGGGCGTGATGGGACTCTACGACGGCCTGGAGGGCGGCGACCTCGGCTCCACCGCGCACGTGGCGAAGGCCCTCGGCGCACCCGTCGTCCTGGTCGCCGACGTCGGCGGCATGTCAAGGAGCGCCCACGCCCTCGTCCGCGGCTACACCTCCTTCGACCCCGCGGTGCGTTTCGCCGGCGTGATCTTCAACAGGGTCGGGAGCACGCGCCACAGGCAGATGATCGAGGAAGGACTCTCTGTCCCGGCCCTGGGCTGGGTGCCGACAGAGAAGGCGAAGGCCGTCTCCAGCCGCCACCTCGGCCTTGCGATGGCCGGAGAGGCGAGCATGGCCGCCTTCGGTGCGGTCTGCGAGGAACACTGCGACCTCGACGCCCTCATCGCCGCGGCCACATCGGCCCCCGCGGCCGTCCCGGCCCCGGCCGCCGCCGGCGACTCCCCCCGCGTCCGCCTCGGCGTGGCGCGTGACGCCGCCTTCTGCTTCTACTACCAGGACAACCTCGACCTCCTGCGGCAGGCCGGTGCCGACCTGGTCTTCTTCTCCCCTCTCGCCGACCCCCTCCCCGACGTCGACGGCCTGTACCTCGGCGGCGGCTACCCCGAACTCCACGCGGCGGCCCTCTCCCGCGCCCCCTGCACCCGTGCGGTCGGTGCGGCGGCGGCAGACGGGATGCCCGTCTATGCCGAGTGCGGCGGCCTCATCTACCTCTGCGAACGCCTCTCCTCCGACGCCGACTACCCGATGGCCGGCGTCCTCCCGGCCGACGCCCGGATGAACCCGCGCTTCCAGGCCCTCGGCTACGTGGAGGCAAAGAGCACCGGCACATCCCCCCTCCTCCCTGCCGGCCTCTCTTTCCGGGGGCACGAGTTCCACTACTCCTCCGTCGACCCGGCGGCCGACGCCCGCTTCGCCCTCAGCCTTGGCCGCGGCAAAGGCATCGGCGACGGGCGGGACGGCCTCTCCGAGCACGCCGTCCTTGCCGGCTACAGCCATGCCTACATGACGGAGCGCTTTGCCCGGGCCTTCTGCGCCGCCCTGGACCGGTGGCGGCGGGAAAGGTGA